Proteins encoded together in one Salarchaeum sp. JOR-1 window:
- the glpK gene encoding glycerol kinase GlpK, producing the protein MYVGAIDQGTTGTRFLVFDRDASVVASAYEAHEQYYPEPGWVEHDPAELWANTKSVVEAALADAGIAPGDLAAIGVTNQRETTVLWDAETGEPVHDAIVWQDRRTTERIEGLRDDLDAYARETTGLEPDAYFSASKLEWLLENADPIEPTRSATRSVRERAESGDVLFGTIDSWLVYNLTGEHVTDVTNASRTMLYDIHDCAWDDRLLAEFDVPRACLPEVRPSSDDEYYGHTDSDGFLGARVPVAGALGDQQAALFGQACFDAGDAKNTYGTGSFFLLNTGETPVESTHGLLTTIGFQRRGEPVQYALEGSIFATGAAIEWLNDVSLVEDAGETESLARAVDGTDGVYVVPAFTGLGAPHWDPRARGTIVGLTRGTRREHVVRATLEAIAYQTRDVAEAMLADSDVSLSTLRVDGGAVKNDFLCQLIADVMNADIDRPVVDETTALGAAYAAGLAVDYWSGLDDLRENRRTDRAFSPRDGDWRTKYDRWGDAVERSRDWATDSP; encoded by the coding sequence ATGTACGTCGGGGCGATAGACCAGGGGACGACGGGCACGCGCTTTCTGGTGTTCGACCGGGACGCGTCCGTGGTCGCGAGCGCGTACGAGGCCCACGAGCAGTATTATCCGGAGCCGGGCTGGGTGGAGCACGACCCCGCCGAACTCTGGGCGAACACGAAGTCCGTGGTGGAGGCGGCGCTCGCGGACGCCGGTATCGCGCCCGGCGACCTCGCGGCCATCGGCGTGACGAACCAGCGCGAGACCACCGTGCTCTGGGACGCGGAGACGGGCGAGCCCGTTCACGACGCCATCGTCTGGCAGGACCGCCGCACCACCGAACGCATCGAGGGACTGCGCGACGACCTCGACGCCTACGCGCGGGAGACGACGGGCCTGGAGCCGGACGCGTACTTCTCCGCGTCGAAACTGGAGTGGCTCCTGGAGAACGCAGACCCAATCGAACCGACGCGTTCGGCCACGCGGAGCGTCCGGGAGCGCGCCGAATCCGGCGACGTGTTGTTCGGTACAATCGATTCCTGGCTCGTCTACAACCTCACCGGCGAGCACGTCACCGACGTGACGAACGCGAGTCGGACGATGCTGTACGACATCCACGACTGCGCGTGGGACGACCGATTGCTCGCGGAGTTCGACGTGCCGCGCGCCTGCCTCCCCGAGGTTCGGCCGTCCTCCGACGACGAGTACTACGGCCACACCGACTCCGACGGCTTCCTCGGCGCGCGCGTCCCCGTCGCGGGCGCGCTCGGCGACCAGCAGGCCGCCCTCTTCGGGCAGGCGTGCTTCGACGCCGGCGACGCGAAGAACACCTACGGCACGGGCTCCTTCTTCCTCCTCAACACCGGCGAGACGCCCGTCGAGTCCACGCACGGCCTCCTCACCACCATCGGCTTCCAGCGCCGCGGCGAACCCGTCCAGTACGCGCTCGAAGGCTCCATCTTCGCGACCGGCGCGGCAATCGAGTGGCTGAACGACGTCTCCCTCGTCGAGGACGCGGGCGAGACGGAGTCGCTCGCACGCGCCGTCGACGGCACGGACGGCGTCTACGTCGTCCCCGCGTTCACGGGGCTGGGCGCGCCGCACTGGGACCCGCGCGCCCGCGGCACCATCGTCGGTCTCACCCGCGGCACCCGTCGCGAACACGTCGTGCGCGCCACCCTCGAAGCCATCGCCTACCAGACGCGGGACGTGGCCGAGGCGATGCTCGCCGACAGCGACGTCTCCCTCTCCACCCTCCGCGTGGACGGCGGCGCGGTGAAGAACGACTTCCTCTGCCAGCTCATCGCGGACGTGATGAACGCCGACATCGACCGCCCCGTCGTGGACGAGACGACCGCGCTCGGCGCCGCATACGCCGCCGGATTGGCCGTCGACTACTGGAGCGGCCTCGACGACCTCCGCGAGAACCGCCGCACCGACCGCGCGTTCAGCCCGCGGGACGGCGACTGGCGTACAAAATACGACCGCTGGGGCGACGCCGTCGAACGGTCGCGCGACTGGGCGACCGATAGCCCTTAA
- a CDS encoding acyl-CoA thioesterase, translating into MPSVMETYVENREMVQPNHANTHGTAHGGNVMKWMDEIGAMSAMRFAGEEVVTARMNQVNFGLPIPVGDTALIEAYVYAAGETSMRVRLRAFRENPRTGEREQTTESFFVYVAVDDDGKPTTVPEVTVESDQGEEYRRIALEGEDE; encoded by the coding sequence ATGCCTTCGGTGATGGAAACGTACGTGGAGAACCGGGAGATGGTGCAGCCGAACCACGCGAACACGCACGGCACCGCGCACGGCGGGAACGTCATGAAGTGGATGGACGAGATCGGCGCGATGAGCGCGATGCGCTTCGCGGGCGAGGAGGTCGTGACCGCGCGGATGAACCAGGTGAACTTCGGTCTCCCCATCCCCGTCGGAGACACGGCGCTCATCGAGGCGTACGTGTACGCGGCCGGCGAGACGAGCATGCGCGTCCGGCTGCGGGCGTTCCGGGAGAACCCGCGGACGGGCGAGCGCGAGCAGACGACCGAGTCCTTCTTCGTGTACGTCGCGGTGGACGACGACGGCAAGCCGACGACGGTTCCCGAGGTCACCGTCGAGAGCGACCAGGGCGAGGAGTACCGACGCATCGCCCTGGAGGGCGAGGACGAATGA
- a CDS encoding TraB/GumN family protein, producing the protein MSDESREGSVHLVGTAHVSSESVETVEREIEERDPDVVAVELDEGRYRQMKGDAPDDIDPKDLLRGSMAFQFLAYWLLSYVQQRLGEKFDVSPGADMLAAVDTAEALGIDVALVDRNIQVTIQRFWTRMGIVEKLRMVGGLAFGLADPWTLGLALGFTGGGFLGLVLELLAGPFVLAGGGLLGVLAMLAEVVAIAAAVALGVGTVLGLLFARTGGEEDYEELDMEDLTDTDVVSAMMEEFRRFSPRGAEALIDERDAYLAHNILALRQQGKDVLAVIGAGHVQGVQGYLENPETLPPMESLQGREEKRFSVAKLFGFLLTVGFLLFFVLLLMSGISNQDLLRVFLAWVAFNGVFAFTLALAGGARLQSATVGGLVAWLTSLNPLLAPGWFAGYVELRYTPVSISDISTLNEIMADEDAPIGDLVRRMREVPLFKLIAVVALTNLGSMIASFAFPFVVLPYLGGPFDSLGELTAAMKAGIANSIDLIISLL; encoded by the coding sequence ATGAGCGACGAGTCCCGCGAGGGGTCGGTTCACCTCGTCGGCACGGCGCACGTCTCCTCCGAATCCGTCGAAACCGTCGAGCGCGAGATCGAGGAGCGCGACCCGGACGTGGTCGCCGTCGAGCTGGACGAGGGGCGGTACCGGCAGATGAAGGGCGACGCGCCCGACGACATCGACCCGAAAGACCTCCTCCGCGGGAGCATGGCGTTCCAGTTCCTCGCGTACTGGCTGCTCTCCTACGTCCAGCAGCGCCTCGGCGAGAAGTTCGACGTGAGCCCGGGCGCGGACATGCTCGCCGCCGTGGACACCGCGGAAGCGCTCGGCATCGACGTGGCGCTCGTCGATCGAAACATCCAGGTGACGATTCAGCGGTTCTGGACGCGCATGGGAATCGTGGAGAAACTCCGGATGGTCGGCGGCCTCGCGTTCGGCCTCGCGGATCCGTGGACGCTCGGCCTCGCACTGGGGTTCACGGGCGGCGGGTTCCTCGGCCTCGTCCTCGAACTGCTCGCGGGGCCGTTCGTGCTCGCGGGCGGCGGCCTGCTCGGCGTGCTCGCGATGCTCGCCGAGGTCGTCGCCATCGCCGCCGCCGTCGCGCTCGGCGTCGGCACCGTCCTCGGACTGCTGTTCGCGCGCACCGGCGGCGAGGAGGACTACGAGGAACTCGACATGGAAGACCTCACCGACACGGACGTGGTGAGCGCGATGATGGAGGAGTTCCGGCGGTTCAGCCCGCGGGGCGCGGAAGCCCTCATCGACGAACGCGACGCCTACCTCGCGCACAACATCCTCGCGCTCCGCCAGCAGGGCAAGGACGTACTCGCCGTCATCGGCGCCGGCCACGTCCAGGGCGTCCAGGGCTACCTCGAGAACCCCGAGACCCTGCCGCCGATGGAGAGCCTGCAGGGCCGGGAGGAAAAACGATTCTCCGTCGCGAAACTGTTCGGGTTCCTGCTCACCGTCGGCTTCCTCCTCTTCTTCGTCCTCCTGCTGATGAGCGGCATCAGCAACCAAGACCTCCTCCGGGTGTTCCTCGCGTGGGTCGCCTTCAACGGCGTGTTCGCGTTCACGCTCGCGCTCGCCGGCGGCGCACGCCTCCAGAGCGCCACCGTCGGCGGTCTCGTCGCGTGGCTCACCAGCCTCAACCCCCTGCTCGCGCCCGGCTGGTTCGCGGGCTACGTCGAGCTCCGGTACACGCCCGTCTCCATCAGCGACATCAGCACCCTCAACGAAATCATGGCCGACGAGGACGCCCCCATCGGCGACCTCGTCCGGCGAATGCGTGAGGTGCCGCTGTTCAAGCTCATCGCTGTCGTCGCGCTCACGAACCTCGGAAGCATGATAGCGAGCTTCGCGTTCCCGTTCGTCGTCCTCCCCTACCTCGGCGGGCCCTTCGACTCCCTCGGCGAACTCACCGCCGCGATGAAAGCGGGCATCGCGAACAGCATCGACCTCATCATCTCCCTCCTATGA
- a CDS encoding metalloprotease: MNYSRRELKDLAVAWLALGLAFGLLLSPISATRLDVVVSPEFAVLFAVSLVTAGVGFLGHELAHKAVAVHFGQHAEFRADYGMLLLAIAGGLAGFLFAAPGAVHHAGRITNRQRGLVALAGPVANLAMAGVFWALTPISAIASYGVLINVLLAGFNMLPFGPLDGNTVRKWSLGVYVAVAVPSILLALRLLGFV, from the coding sequence ATGAACTACAGCCGACGCGAACTCAAGGACCTCGCCGTCGCCTGGCTGGCGCTCGGCCTCGCGTTCGGCCTCCTGCTCTCCCCCATCAGCGCCACCCGCCTCGACGTGGTCGTCTCCCCCGAATTCGCCGTGCTGTTCGCCGTGAGTCTCGTGACGGCGGGCGTCGGGTTCCTCGGGCACGAGCTCGCGCACAAGGCCGTCGCCGTTCACTTCGGCCAGCACGCCGAGTTCCGCGCGGACTACGGCATGCTGTTGCTCGCCATCGCGGGCGGGCTCGCCGGCTTCCTGTTCGCCGCGCCCGGCGCGGTCCACCACGCCGGCCGCATCACGAACCGCCAGCGCGGCCTCGTCGCGCTCGCCGGCCCCGTCGCGAACCTCGCGATGGCGGGCGTGTTCTGGGCGCTCACTCCGATTTCGGCGATCGCGTCCTACGGCGTCCTGATCAACGTCCTGCTCGCGGGCTTCAACATGCTCCCGTTCGGCCCGCTCGACGGCAACACCGTCAGAAAGTGGAGTCTCGGCGTGTACGTCGCCGTCGCCGTTCCGTCGATACTGCTCGCGCTCCGCCTGCTCGGATTCGTCTAG
- the purM gene encoding phosphoribosylformylglycinamidine cyclo-ligase, producing MTDEEELTYADAGVDIDASEAATAALVSAVGGNDTTEYAGLIDIGDTYLALATDGVGTKLLVAEALGDYSTVGIDCIAMNVNDLVAAGVTPVAFVDYLAVDEPSETFSEQIGAGLSRGAEDAGVALVGGETAVMPEVVSGLDLAGTAAGLATEDEVFPGEAEAGDVLVGFASSGIHSNGLTLAREAATRDGDYTDPYPYDGYETVGEALLEPTRLYTYLLDDLHEHDVHAAAHVTGGGWTNLSRMGDYRYSILDPFDAQDVFAFVQERGNVSDAEMHRTFNMGTGFVVALPPEEAESLADATDGRVIGSVEEGEGVAVRGLTLD from the coding sequence ATGACTGACGAGGAGGAACTCACGTACGCCGACGCCGGAGTCGACATCGACGCAAGCGAGGCCGCGACCGCTGCGCTCGTCTCCGCCGTCGGCGGGAACGACACCACCGAGTACGCCGGCCTCATCGACATCGGCGATACGTACCTCGCGCTCGCCACCGACGGCGTCGGCACCAAGCTCCTCGTCGCCGAGGCGCTCGGCGACTACAGCACGGTCGGAATCGACTGCATCGCGATGAACGTCAACGACCTCGTCGCCGCCGGCGTCACCCCCGTCGCGTTCGTCGACTACCTCGCCGTCGACGAACCCAGCGAGACCTTCTCCGAACAGATAGGTGCGGGGCTCTCCCGGGGCGCGGAGGACGCCGGTGTCGCGCTCGTCGGCGGCGAAACGGCCGTGATGCCCGAAGTCGTCTCCGGGCTGGACCTCGCTGGCACCGCCGCCGGCCTCGCCACCGAGGACGAAGTGTTCCCCGGCGAGGCCGAGGCCGGGGACGTGCTCGTCGGCTTCGCGTCCTCGGGCATCCACTCGAACGGCCTCACGCTCGCCCGGGAGGCCGCGACCCGCGACGGCGACTACACCGACCCCTACCCCTACGACGGCTACGAGACGGTGGGGGAGGCGCTCCTCGAACCCACGCGGCTCTACACGTACCTCCTCGACGACCTCCACGAACACGACGTGCACGCCGCCGCGCACGTCACCGGCGGCGGCTGGACGAACCTCTCCCGCATGGGCGACTACCGGTACTCGATTCTCGACCCGTTCGACGCGCAGGACGTCTTCGCGTTCGTGCAGGAACGCGGGAACGTCTCCGATGCGGAGATGCATCGTACGTTCAACATGGGCACGGGCTTCGTCGTCGCGCTCCCGCCCGAAGAGGCGGAGTCGCTCGCGGACGCGACGGACGGCCGCGTCATCGGCTCCGTCGAGGAGGGCGAGGGCGTGGCGGTGCGCGGCCTCACACTCGACTGA
- a CDS encoding TVP38/TMEM64 family protein — MRSLRLFRSHETRRSAVVALATLLAALVVLTAVFSRLGVFSTPAELRAFLGSFGRATPVAFVLLQAMQVVAAPVPGQVLSFVSGYLFGPVWGTAYSVLGASIGSYAAFWLSRTYGRPYAERVVAEDAFAWFETVTDDNGLLALFLVFLIPGLPDDVVCFVAGLTDLDLTEMTVVAALGRLPGFFLAALAGSNAAAGDYASAVVIATALGLVGLVCWVYRERVRAALSRV; from the coding sequence ATGCGGTCGCTCCGCCTGTTCCGCTCGCACGAGACCCGGCGGAGCGCGGTCGTCGCACTCGCCACACTGCTCGCCGCGCTCGTCGTGCTTACGGCAGTGTTCTCTCGGCTCGGCGTGTTCTCGACGCCCGCGGAGCTCCGCGCGTTCCTCGGCTCGTTCGGCCGCGCGACCCCGGTCGCGTTCGTCCTCCTGCAGGCGATGCAGGTCGTGGCCGCGCCCGTCCCGGGTCAAGTGCTGTCGTTCGTCTCCGGCTACCTCTTCGGGCCGGTCTGGGGAACCGCGTACAGCGTGCTCGGCGCGAGCATCGGGAGTTACGCGGCGTTCTGGCTCTCCCGAACGTACGGCCGGCCGTACGCCGAGCGCGTCGTCGCGGAAGACGCCTTCGCGTGGTTCGAAACCGTCACGGACGACAACGGCTTGCTGGCGCTCTTTCTCGTCTTCCTGATTCCCGGCCTCCCGGACGACGTGGTGTGTTTCGTCGCCGGACTCACCGACCTCGACCTGACGGAGATGACGGTGGTCGCCGCGCTCGGCCGACTTCCGGGGTTCTTCCTCGCGGCGCTCGCCGGGTCGAACGCCGCTGCGGGCGACTACGCGAGCGCCGTCGTCATCGCCACCGCGCTCGGCCTCGTCGGCCTCGTCTGCTGGGTGTACCGCGAGCGGGTTCGAGCGGCGCTCAGTCGAGTGTGA
- a CDS encoding CBS domain-containing protein, translating into MHLPTPQDLRERRNALELTQSELADRAGVSQPLIARIEGGDVDPRLSTLRRIVDALNEAEGDVVRARTLMHDEVVHVDSDDPVKRAVEKMQDAGYSQLPVITNGVPVGSISESDIVHAGEDVGDRPVRDVMSESFPTVSPDATLEEVSSLLDHYTAVIVTEGGSTVGIITQADVAARVS; encoded by the coding sequence ATGCACCTGCCGACCCCCCAGGATCTCCGGGAGCGTCGGAACGCCCTGGAACTCACGCAGAGCGAACTCGCGGACCGCGCCGGCGTCTCCCAGCCGCTCATCGCCCGGATCGAAGGCGGTGACGTGGATCCACGCCTCTCGACCTTACGGCGTATCGTCGACGCCCTGAACGAGGCGGAAGGCGACGTGGTGCGCGCGCGCACCCTCATGCACGACGAGGTCGTGCACGTCGACTCCGACGACCCGGTGAAGCGCGCCGTCGAGAAGATGCAGGACGCCGGGTACAGCCAGCTTCCCGTCATCACGAACGGCGTCCCCGTTGGCAGCATCAGCGAGAGCGACATTGTGCACGCGGGCGAGGACGTGGGCGACCGGCCCGTCCGGGACGTGATGAGCGAGAGCTTCCCGACCGTCTCCCCGGACGCGACCCTCGAAGAGGTGTCGAGCCTCCTCGACCACTACACGGCCGTCATCGTCACTGAGGGAGGTTCCACGGTGGGGATCATCACGCAGGCCGACGTGGCGGCGCGCGTCTCGTAG
- a CDS encoding DUF555 domain-containing protein, translating into MSNYVVAMEAAWLVRDVDNSDDAIGVAVSEAGKRLNQQDLDYVEVEAGLTSCPACGEPLDASFLAASTALVGLVLELTVFNADSEEHASRIAKSEVGGALRDVPLEVIEVVEESEETEEEA; encoded by the coding sequence ATGAGCAACTACGTCGTGGCGATGGAGGCCGCGTGGCTGGTTCGTGACGTCGACAACTCGGACGACGCCATCGGTGTCGCCGTGAGCGAAGCCGGGAAGCGACTGAACCAACAAGACCTCGATTACGTCGAGGTGGAAGCCGGGTTGACCAGCTGTCCCGCCTGCGGCGAGCCGCTGGACGCCTCGTTCCTCGCGGCGAGCACCGCGCTCGTCGGTCTCGTGCTGGAGCTCACCGTGTTCAACGCGGACTCGGAGGAGCACGCCTCGCGCATCGCGAAGTCCGAGGTCGGCGGCGCGCTCCGCGACGTGCCGCTCGAAGTCATCGAGGTCGTCGAGGAGAGCGAGGAGACCGAAGAGGAGGCGTAA
- the psmB gene encoding archaeal proteasome endopeptidase complex subunit beta: MYNPSRGSDFAQNNAKFEDAIQNPYEPQVGELPQNDMTEKEVNQIESETTIVGIAADDGVIMASDQRASLGGRVIYNKDVQKVEEIQENAALAISGSVGGAQSFIRSLRAEANLYEARRGEKMSISALATISANMLRGGPFFVVVPILGGVDEEGSHVYSLDPGGSSMQDDYTAQGSGMPYALGSLENNYEDGLTMDEAETVAAKAVKAASERDAASGNGIHITRITENNVDIVGHEDFDALL; encoded by the coding sequence ATGTATAACCCGAGCAGAGGCTCCGACTTCGCGCAGAACAACGCGAAATTCGAGGACGCCATCCAGAACCCCTACGAACCCCAGGTCGGGGAACTCCCCCAGAACGACATGACCGAAAAAGAGGTCAACCAGATCGAATCCGAGACCACCATCGTCGGCATCGCCGCCGACGACGGCGTCATCATGGCGTCCGACCAGCGCGCGAGCCTGGGCGGCCGCGTCATCTACAACAAGGACGTCCAGAAGGTCGAGGAGATCCAGGAGAACGCCGCGCTCGCCATCTCCGGGAGCGTCGGCGGCGCGCAGTCCTTCATCCGCAGCCTCCGCGCGGAAGCGAACCTCTACGAGGCCCGCCGCGGCGAGAAGATGAGCATCAGCGCGCTCGCCACCATCTCCGCGAACATGCTCCGCGGCGGCCCCTTCTTCGTCGTCGTCCCCATCCTCGGCGGCGTCGACGAAGAGGGCTCCCACGTCTACAGCCTCGACCCCGGCGGAAGCAGCATGCAGGACGACTACACCGCACAGGGCAGCGGCATGCCGTACGCCCTCGGCAGCCTCGAGAACAACTACGAGGACGGCCTCACCATGGACGAAGCCGAAACCGTCGCCGCCAAGGCCGTCAAGGCCGCCAGCGAACGCGACGCCGCCTCCGGAAACGGCATCCACATCACCCGCATCACCGAGAACAACGTCGACATCGTCGGCCACGAAGACTTCGACGCGCTACTCTAA
- the ligA gene encoding ATP-dependent DNA ligase LigA, whose protein sequence is MEFAEFAERASAIEAEPADLDVVSLVADLFAAAGDDLAVVARFVQGRVFPAYSETKLDIGPNYCYAAIARAAGPNTDSEDVEAALAEEGDIGAVAASYDLGGQQGLGAFTSGGGRDALTVREVYDELAALAAAAGAGSQDEKITVLFGLFNRCSSEEARYLARLVLSEMRIGVGEGTVRDGIAEAFDVPVESVERALQVSNDYGLVAETARDDGEAGLDDSHLEVGRPVQAMLAQAGTVTDAVAEWGTVAVETKFDGARVQLHYDEEVALYSRNMEDVTDALPEVVEFAEDELAAPAILDGEVIATDEDGDPLPFQEILRRFRRKHDVDRMREEVEVELRAFDCLHHDGVDLLDKPLTERHDRLADVLSTGVSALSLTDDPDEIGDIEARALEAGHEGIMLKNPDSAYSPGKRGKNWLKRKPDVETLDLVVTGAEWGEGRRASFLGTFLLSAWNSETEAYETLGKVATGITDAELADLTDRLEPHIRSQDGQDVDLEPAVVFEVGYEEIQESPTYSAGYALRFPRFLGVRGDKDPADADTIERVRRLAQTQ, encoded by the coding sequence ATGGAGTTCGCGGAGTTCGCCGAGCGCGCGTCCGCCATCGAGGCCGAACCCGCAGACCTCGACGTGGTCTCCCTCGTCGCCGACCTGTTCGCGGCGGCGGGCGACGACCTCGCGGTGGTCGCGCGGTTCGTGCAGGGGCGCGTCTTCCCCGCGTACAGCGAGACGAAACTCGACATCGGCCCGAACTACTGCTACGCGGCCATCGCGCGCGCCGCCGGCCCGAACACCGACAGCGAGGACGTGGAGGCCGCGCTCGCCGAGGAGGGCGACATCGGCGCTGTCGCGGCGTCCTACGACCTCGGCGGCCAGCAGGGACTGGGCGCGTTCACGAGCGGAGGCGGCCGCGACGCGCTGACCGTCCGCGAGGTGTACGACGAACTCGCGGCGCTCGCGGCGGCCGCGGGCGCGGGCAGTCAGGACGAGAAGATAACCGTCCTCTTCGGCCTCTTCAATCGGTGTTCGAGCGAGGAGGCGCGCTACCTCGCCCGCCTCGTGCTCTCCGAGATGCGTATCGGCGTCGGCGAAGGAACCGTGCGGGACGGCATCGCCGAGGCGTTCGACGTGCCCGTCGAGTCGGTGGAGCGCGCGCTCCAGGTGTCGAACGACTACGGCCTCGTCGCGGAGACCGCGCGCGACGACGGCGAGGCGGGGTTGGACGACAGCCACCTGGAAGTCGGGCGGCCCGTGCAGGCGATGCTCGCGCAGGCCGGCACCGTCACCGACGCCGTCGCGGAGTGGGGGACGGTCGCGGTGGAGACGAAGTTCGACGGCGCGCGCGTCCAACTCCACTACGACGAGGAGGTGGCGCTCTACTCGCGGAACATGGAGGACGTGACCGACGCGCTCCCCGAGGTCGTGGAGTTCGCCGAGGACGAACTCGCCGCGCCCGCCATTCTGGACGGCGAAGTCATCGCCACCGACGAGGACGGCGATCCCCTGCCGTTCCAGGAGATACTGCGGCGGTTCCGCCGGAAGCACGACGTCGACCGGATGCGCGAGGAGGTCGAGGTCGAACTGCGGGCGTTCGACTGCCTCCACCACGACGGCGTCGACCTGCTCGATAAGCCGCTCACCGAGCGCCACGACCGACTCGCGGACGTGCTCTCGACCGGCGTCTCCGCCCTCTCGCTCACCGACGACCCCGACGAAATCGGCGACATCGAAGCCCGCGCGCTCGAAGCCGGCCACGAGGGCATCATGCTCAAGAACCCCGACTCCGCGTACTCGCCCGGAAAACGCGGGAAGAACTGGCTGAAGCGCAAGCCCGACGTGGAGACCCTCGACCTCGTCGTCACCGGCGCGGAGTGGGGTGAAGGCCGCAGGGCCTCCTTCCTCGGAACCTTCCTGCTGTCCGCGTGGAACAGCGAGACCGAGGCGTACGAGACGCTCGGGAAGGTCGCGACCGGCATCACGGACGCGGAACTCGCGGATCTCACCGACCGCCTCGAACCCCACATCCGGAGTCAGGACGGCCAGGACGTCGACCTCGAACCCGCGGTCGTCTTCGAGGTCGGATACGAGGAGATTCAGGAATCCCCGACGTACTCCGCGGGC